CGCGGCGCCATTCGGCGCCGAGTCGGGCGTCGAGCTGTCGCCGGTTCGCCACGTGGGTCAGGCCGTCGAGCAGCGACAGCCGCTCGAGCTCGGCGTTGGCGTGTTCGAGCTCGCGGGTGCGCTCGGCGAGGCCGAGCGAGGCCTGATGGAGGTCGCGGGTGCGCTGCTCGACGAGCTCGCGCAGCCGCCGCTCGCGCTGGCGCAACTGCCGGGTGCGCAGGGCCATCACGCCGAGCACCGCGGCGAGCAGTGCCGCGGCGAGCAGCGCGTAGAAGGCGGGGGTCTGGTGGAAGGCGGGGCGGACATCGAGGACGACCGACGCCGTCCGTCCGCTCCAGCGTCCGGAGCCGCGCCGCGCCTCGACCGCGAAGCGGAATCGCCCCGGGGGCAGTCGGGTGAACTGGGCGACGCGGGCCTTGCCGGCTTCGACCCAGCCCGGATCGAAGCCCTCCATCTGGTAGCGGAAGCTCACCTTCTCCGGCGCGATCAGCGCCAGGCCGGCGTAGCGGATCTCGAGGCGCCGCGCGCCGGGGGGGATGTCGATCGGCCCGGCGACCCCCGACTGGCCGTTGCTGTCCGCCGACGAGCCGGCGAGCACGGCGCCGTCGACGCGGATGCTCTCGATGCGCACCGGCGGGGCGTCCTCGAGCGAGCGCAGGCGCTCGGGGTCGATGCAGGCGACGCCGTTCGTGGTGGCGAAGCAGAAGGAGCCGTCGCGTCGCCGGGCGCCTGCGGGATGGCCGCTGTTGCACTCGGTGGCGTGCATTCCGTCGGTGCGCGAGAGCAGGACCGCCTCGAGCCGCTCGCGCTGCCCGCGGAGGAGCTCGTCGACCTGCCGCTTCGGCAGCCGCATCACGCCGAGGTCGGAGCTCATCCACAGCCGCTCGGCGCCGTCGTCGAGCAGCGCATAGAGCATGTCGTCCGGCAACCCCATCTTCGTCGTGAGCTGGTGGAAGACGCCCGCGGTGTAGCGCAGCAGCCCGCCGTCCGTCGCCAGCCAAGCGCTGCCGTCGCGCTCCGGCAGGATGCAGTGGAAGCGCAGGTTGGCGAGCTCGGGCGGTAGCGCCACCGGGGCGAGACGCTCGCCGTCGAGGCGTGCCAGGCCGGCGCCGGTGCCGACCCAGAGGACGCCGCTCGCGTCTTCGGCGAGGCTGCGCACGGTTGCGTGCGGCAGGCCGTCGGCGAGGCCGTAGGTGGCGACGACGCGACCGCCGGCAATCCGCACGAGCCCGTTTCCCGTTCCCGCCCACAGTCGCCCGTGCCGGTCCTCGAACAGGCAGAAGACGCTCAGGTTCGTCAGCCCTTCGAACTCGCGCAGCCAGCGCACTTGGCCCGCCCGCACGGCGGCGAGGCCGTTGCCGGCGGTGCCGACCCACAGGGTGCCCTCGTGGTCGCGCAGGAAGCTGCGGATCTCGTAGCCGGCGAGGCCGCGTTCGTCGAAGCTCGGCGGCAGGACCCCGCGAGGGCCGAGGCGGGTGACGCCGCCGCCGTTGGTGCCGATCCAGAGCGTGCCGTCCTGCGGGTCGTCGTAGATCGACCAGATGAACCGCGCCGGTAGCCCCTCCGGCACCGACCAGGTGGTGACCGCGCCGTCCATCAGACGCGCGAGGCCGCCGGCGGTGGCGAACCAGAGGGAGCCTTCGCGATCTTCGTAGACCTGGCGGATGAGGTCGCTGGGCAGCCCGTCCTGCACCGAGAGCCGGTCGGCCTCGGCGCCGCGCAGGCGATAGAGGCCGCCGCCGCGCAGGCCGACCCAGAGGTTGCCGCCGGAGTCCTCGATCAGGCAGCGGATCCACCGCCCGGCGAGCGGCCGAAGGTCGGCCGGGATCTCGAGCCGGCCGTTCTCGAGTCGGGTGAGGCCGAGCGAGGTGCCGACCCAGAGGCGACCGCGCCGGTCTTCGAGCACCGCGGTGACCTGGTCGGTCGGCAGGCCGTCGCGACGCGAGTAGAGCCGGGAGGCGCGGCCGTCGACCGCGAGCAGTCCGCCGCCGGTCGCGGCCCAGATCCGCCCGCCGGCCACGCGCGCCAGGGCGATGATGCTCGCCTCCGGAGCGTCGGCCACCTCGGGGGCGACGCGCTCGGCCTTGCCCTCTGCGAAGCGCAGGATGCCGCGCTCCGTGCCGAGGAAGACGGCGCCGTCGTCGGCCAGGACGAGCGCGAGAGCGCCGCCGGGCGGCAGGCCGGCCTCGGCGCCGAAGCGCAGCAGTCGGCCTTCGTGCAGGTGGAGAAGTCCTTCGCGAGTGCTGGCCCAGAGCCCGCCGCCCGGATCGGCGACCAGCCCGGTGATGTAGCGATTGGCCGGTGCCCATTCTCCGGGCTGGGGGACCCGGCTGAACTCGGCGCCGTCGAAGCGGATGAGGCCCGACGGCGTCCCCAGCCAGAGCGCGCCGTCGAGCGACTGGGCGACGGCAGTCAGCGAATCCTGCGGCAGCCCGTCCTCGGTCTGCCAGATGTTGAGCGTGTACTGCGTGATCGCCTTGCCCGGGTCGATCGCACAGGCCGGCGCCGCCGCCGACAGCACGATTCCCCCGGTCAGCAACAGCGCCAGGGTCCCCTTCGAGCGCGCGCCGAGAAGGCAAGTGTCCATCGAGGCTTCCGGGAGTCTAGCCGACGCGGACACCACCGGCGCGCCGGCGGAGCTAGGGCGCTGGGTTGAGGAGTCCGGGAACGGTCCACCGCGATCAGGGGCATTCCGCGTCGGTCCCCCTTCTTTGCAACTCGCTAAAGCCAGCAGGCGATCCAGAGGGTTGCCGTCGATCTGTGGCGCTACACGCCATGTTTGACACTCGCGGCGGCGCTGCCTAGACTCGCCCAGGGTCACCCATCCATGCGACGTCAACTCGCCCCGCGCCACTTGACTCTTGGTGTTTCACGACAGGAAGTGCCGGGTTTCCGGCTCGGTCGTGGGGCGCCAGTGTCGCATACAGAGTTGGCCCCGCTACGGCGAGCACTGTTGCACGAGGCTGAGATCAGGGTCATGTTGAAGCCCGAAGCCAACTTCGAGCTTGTCGCCCACCATCAACACCATCCGTCGTGCCGCAGTGGCGCACGGTGCCAAGACGTGCGCAAGAAAGCCGTGACTTGACGATTACCCTGAACGCGTTCCCGCTGAAGGTCCCGAGCCGGCAGCTTGAAGCCTGTCAGCTCGCCTACGACAAGGACGCGCTCGACACCCTCCGAGCAAAGCATGGCGCGACCCACGCCATTCGGCGGCAGGGAGGCCATATCCTGGTCTTTTCGGGAGACGGCACATTTCCGGTGCCCGGCACGCAGCAGACAGTCACTCTCTCAGAAGACGTCGGCATCTTCTGCTTTCTGGTCAAGGACGGGCTGATGCGGCATCTCGTCAGCCTCGGCCGCCGCCCTACCGGCTTCAAACCCATCGAGCTTGTGAGCGCCAAGCCCGAAGACAATCTTGTGGCCCCGATACTAGGCAATGACTATCCACTTCAGGTCTGCGCCAGGTACACGATCGACACGCGCACCATTTGCGGCCAGCCATGCTTAGTCATTGACTGCACGACTCGTCGGGTGATTAGAACGGCTTGCCTCTACTTGCTTCGCACCGGGTTCGATCTCATAGGCCGTTACGTCGCCACGGAAGACGAGGACGGGTACAGAAGGCTCCTTGGGTCGGTGGTTGCGATTGAAGGGGAGACCTTGCAAGTCACACGGCCCAACGGACAGGTTCAGCACGTCAAGGCGAGCGATGCGCATCTCGAGGCTAGCCGGACGAACTTCGACGAGTACATCCTTCACACGCACGGAGCGAAGAAGGACGAGATCGCCGAACGAATCCGGCTAGCCGTCTCGAGATTCAATGTCGGGGAGAATAAGAAGGCCCGCATCAGCACGCTCAAGAAGTACATCCAGTCGAAGTGCATTGCTTTGATCGACGGGACGCGCATCGAGATCGAGGACGCTCAGGATGTTCAGAAGGACTGCGGGCAGATGCAGAAGCCGGTGTTCGTTTTCAGCGACAACGGTGAAGCCGACTGGGCGGAAAGAGGTCTGAGCCACTATGGCCCCTACACGAAGCGCACCTTCGATCGAAACGACCCGTCTATCTGCGTGATCTGTGCGCAGCACGACAAGGGGCGTGTCGAGCAATTCGTCCGCAAGCTCCTCAAGGGGATAGCAACCAGCAAGTACTTCCGGAGCGGTCTTGAAGGGAAGTTCGCTCTGGGAACCAGCCGCGTCGAGGTTTTCGTTACGGCAGCTGATAGCGTGGAGGCCTACCAGGTCGCCATCGAGACGGCTATTCGCAAGAAGGCGGAGGACGGCGGACGCTGGGACCTTGCGCTTGTGCAAGTGCGGCAGTCCTTCAAGAAGCTCGAGGCGACAAGGAACCCGTACTATCTTGGAAAGAGCCTCTTCCTCCTTCATCAGGTTCCCGTTCAGGACTTCACGATCGAGCTTCTGAGCCAATCTGACTACTTGCTGGGATACGCCCTTAACAATATGGGGCTAGCCTGCTATGCGAAGATGGGGGGCGTCCCTTGGTTGCTCAAGTCCTCGCCCACGCTCTCACACGAGTTGGTAGTCGGAATCGGCAGCGCAAGTATCGGTCAAGAGCGCGGTGCCGACAATCAACGGATCATGGGAATCACGACGGTGTTCTCCGGGGACGGCAGCTACATCGTGTCGAGCACCTCGAAAGCTGTTGTGCCGGAAGCCTATTGCAATGCGCTGAAGGTAGTGCTCGGTGAGACGATCGAGAAGATCCAGAAGCGCATGAACTGGCAGAGAGGCGACACGATCCGCCTGATCTTCCATGCTCAGGTCAAGAAATTCAACAGAGAAGAGATCGAGGCGGTGCGCGCCGTGATCGACAGGTACCGCGATTATCAGGTCGAGTATGCATTCCTGAAGATTTCGGAGGATCACGGGCTGCACATGTTTGACTCCGCAACCGCTGGCGAGAGGAAGGGGAAGCTGGCTCCGCCGCGCGGAAGAACGCTGAGGCTCTCGAGGCATGAAGTGCTCGTCTACCTGATCGGCCAACGAGAGCTACGACAGGATACGGACGGGCACCCGCGCGGTGTGATCCTGGATGTTCACAAGGAGTCAACCTTCAAAGACATCAAGTATCTGAGTTCCCAGCTCTACAGCTTCGCATCGCACTCCTGGCGCAGCTATTTCCCGAATCCGATGCCGGTGACGATCAGCTACTCCGACTTGATAGCTCGGAGCCTCGGGTGGCTTAACCAACTCCCAGGCTGGAACGACTCGGTGATGATCGGAAAGATGGGGCAATCCCAGTGGTTTCTGTAGGGAGGGAGAACGCTTACCAGTTGCGCGACTTTCTTTACCGAAAGGTGGGCGAGAGCGCGCATGCCGATCCATTCAAGGCCTCTTTTCTGCACTTTCTCGGGTTGTCGAAAGACGGACCGCTGTCATTCGATGCTGCATCTCTCTCCTTGTATCATCGGTGTGCGCTCGCAGGGCTAGGCGTCCTGAATGAAGCAGTCTCCGCCCAAGATCTCTCGCGTCTGCTCGGGCAGGCTGCCAAGATAGACTCCACGCCACGGCCTTGGGTATCGGATGTGTTCGGTGTGATGGCCGTGAAGTGGCTGGTCGAACGGCTGAACGAGGAGCGCATCGCCCGCGAATTCGAGCAGTGGACGTCCGGCTTTTTTGGGCGGGAGGTCGGCGGCGACCACCTCAGTGTCTTCGAGAAAGACATCGCGGCCTATACCCGCAACGGGGCTTCAGCCGCTTATGCGAGTGCCTGCGTTCCGCTCTTTCTACACTATCGAGCGATATGCCCGATCAATGATCACGAGAGGCGCTTGTCTCTTGTCAGCAGATTTTGGCGCGAGTTTCGGGAGCAGGCTCGGGCGGATGCTGCGACGGCACTCATCAGTGTGATGATCTATGTCTTCGACCAGGCGAACGAGGAAGTCGCCATAGTGCCGCCAACGGGGTGGGGCCTGGACGATCTCTTGCGATTCCTGCACCATGTCCCCGCTGGCCTAAAGCGGTGGACGTGGGAGGGTGCGGGGCGAACGAAGGGCGCGGAACCTGTCAGGTGGCGGGTCGAGAATGAGTACCACGTTCAGAATCTGCTATACGTGTTGCTTGCGCCTGTCTTTGAGGACATCGCGGACGAGGTGTATCTGCAACCTGTCGGGCAGAAGACGCCGCGCGTGGATCTGTACCTCCCGTCCCTGCGATCCATCCTCGAGGTCAAGTTTCGAAAGGACTCTAAGAGATCATTTCAGAGCCTCATCAGCGAAATTGCTGAGGATGCGTCCCTATATCGTGCGGACGCAAGATACAAGAACGGACAGATCATTTGCTTCCTGTGGGATTGCACACGCGCGACACAGGAATACGCGAAGTTCAAGGAGGGCGTTCTGAAGCTCGAGGGCCTCAGCGGCTGTGTCGTCGTTAGCGCGCCATCGACGATGCAGGGCTAGTTCCGATTGGGAGGTTGCTGAAGGACCCGCACAGCGGTGCAGGTTTGGCATAAGGTCGAGCGCAGGGCCCCGGGAGGTGCGATGCGCGGAGAAGAGGTCGGTCAGGGCGCGGCGTTCAGTTACGCGTCAGCAGAGGAGCGCATTCCTGGCGACCATCCGCTGCGGGCGCTAAGGCGCATGACGGACAAGGTCTTCGGAGGATGCAGGCGGAGTTCGACGAGTTCCACTCGTGGACGGGCCGCCATTCGATTCCTCCGGAGCGTCTCCTTCGTGCTCAGCTGCTGCAAGCTCTTTACAGTGTGTGCAGTGAGCGCCTCTCGATGGAGGAGCTCAACTACAACATTCTGTTTCGCTGGTTCGTGGGCATGAACCTCGAGGAGAAGGGCTGGGCGCCGACCGTGCTCTCGAGGAACCGGGACCGCTCGCTCACCGGCGACGTCGCGTCGCGATTCTCGAGCGAAGTGGTCCGGCTGGCCCGAGAGGAGCGCCTGCTTTCCGACGAGCACTTAATCGTCGATGCAACGACGATCGAGGCCTGGGTCGGTCACCATAGCCTTCGTCGCCACG
This genomic window from Holophagales bacterium contains:
- a CDS encoding diguanylate cyclase → MDTCLLGARSKGTLALLLTGGIVLSAAAPACAIDPGKAITQYTLNIWQTEDGLPQDSLTAVAQSLDGALWLGTPSGLIRFDGAEFSRVPQPGEWAPANRYITGLVADPGGGLWASTREGLLHLHEGRLLRFGAEAGLPPGGALALVLADDGAVFLGTERGILRFAEGKAERVAPEVADAPEASIIALARVAGGRIWAATGGGLLAVDGRASRLYSRRDGLPTDQVTAVLEDRRGRLWVGTSLGLTRLENGRLEIPADLRPLAGRWIRCLIEDSGGNLWVGLRGGGLYRLRGAEADRLSVQDGLPSDLIRQVYEDREGSLWFATAGGLARLMDGAVTTWSVPEGLPARFIWSIYDDPQDGTLWIGTNGGGVTRLGPRGVLPPSFDERGLAGYEIRSFLRDHEGTLWVGTAGNGLAAVRAGQVRWLREFEGLTNLSVFCLFEDRHGRLWAGTGNGLVRIAGGRVVATYGLADGLPHATVRSLAEDASGVLWVGTGAGLARLDGERLAPVALPPELANLRFHCILPERDGSAWLATDGGLLRYTAGVFHQLTTKMGLPDDMLYALLDDGAERLWMSSDLGVMRLPKRQVDELLRGQRERLEAVLLSRTDGMHATECNSGHPAGARRRDGSFCFATTNGVACIDPERLRSLEDAPPVRIESIRVDGAVLAGSSADSNGQSGVAGPIDIPPGARRLEIRYAGLALIAPEKVSFRYQMEGFDPGWVEAGKARVAQFTRLPPGRFRFAVEARRGSGRWSGRTASVVLDVRPAFHQTPAFYALLAAALLAAVLGVMALRTRQLRQRERRLRELVEQRTRDLHQASLGLAERTRELEHANAELERLSLLDGLTHVANRRQLDARLGAEWRRAARAETPISLVLVDIDFFKAYNDTYGHLAGDDCLRAVAETLAANANRAEDLVARYGGEELAVLLPGTPADDAARMAERLRLAVEALHVPHAASTAAPHLTLSLGVATVVPLPRTGPEALVAAADRALYRAKAEGRNRVRLGSVVLHPAAEVEKPA
- a CDS encoding stem cell self-renewal protein Piwi domain-containing protein, with protein sequence MTITLNAFPLKVPSRQLEACQLAYDKDALDTLRAKHGATHAIRRQGGHILVFSGDGTFPVPGTQQTVTLSEDVGIFCFLVKDGLMRHLVSLGRRPTGFKPIELVSAKPEDNLVAPILGNDYPLQVCARYTIDTRTICGQPCLVIDCTTRRVIRTACLYLLRTGFDLIGRYVATEDEDGYRRLLGSVVAIEGETLQVTRPNGQVQHVKASDAHLEASRTNFDEYILHTHGAKKDEIAERIRLAVSRFNVGENKKARISTLKKYIQSKCIALIDGTRIEIEDAQDVQKDCGQMQKPVFVFSDNGEADWAERGLSHYGPYTKRTFDRNDPSICVICAQHDKGRVEQFVRKLLKGIATSKYFRSGLEGKFALGTSRVEVFVTAADSVEAYQVAIETAIRKKAEDGGRWDLALVQVRQSFKKLEATRNPYYLGKSLFLLHQVPVQDFTIELLSQSDYLLGYALNNMGLACYAKMGGVPWLLKSSPTLSHELVVGIGSASIGQERGADNQRIMGITTVFSGDGSYIVSSTSKAVVPEAYCNALKVVLGETIEKIQKRMNWQRGDTIRLIFHAQVKKFNREEIEAVRAVIDRYRDYQVEYAFLKISEDHGLHMFDSATAGERKGKLAPPRGRTLRLSRHEVLVYLIGQRELRQDTDGHPRGVILDVHKESTFKDIKYLSSQLYSFASHSWRSYFPNPMPVTISYSDLIARSLGWLNQLPGWNDSVMIGKMGQSQWFL